In one Corallococcus sp. EGB genomic region, the following are encoded:
- a CDS encoding PilW family protein yields MSRQTRALAKARGMTLLETMVAAALATIILAAATALLLAGGRVVHNTEHVADSHDNARLAGETLLSAVRQAGAGMSEGLWVVSGGVPQRINPIFGGDGGGAGVLAPTTTGNVPGVDGSDDLWLVVPDRNYLGRDCAPGAAMTVVKPGTGALEVNCVGVPSGAAPANRMLVASNMKSAALLTQAAVASTPPTATVTYLETGVPGFSNAPHKGGFQRGDLVFPVRLLHFFIGTNANTGRKALMRAEGRPGNDAAGRPFVDMGDPVVVQDYVEDFQVAFGLDASNTGDPAHYAFQNGLRPEFTPGLRSVRVSVVATGRSPRRDNRNEAVLSEDLPLAVENHAPAPGAADGYFRSLFSRRAELPNLASASL; encoded by the coding sequence ATGAGCCGCCAGACGAGGGCCCTCGCGAAGGCGCGCGGCATGACGCTGCTGGAGACGATGGTGGCCGCGGCGCTCGCCACCATCATCCTCGCCGCGGCCACGGCCCTGCTGCTGGCGGGCGGGCGCGTGGTGCACAACACGGAGCACGTGGCGGACAGCCATGACAACGCGCGGCTCGCGGGCGAGACGCTGCTGTCCGCCGTGCGCCAGGCCGGCGCGGGCATGTCCGAGGGCCTCTGGGTGGTGTCCGGCGGAGTGCCCCAGCGCATCAACCCCATCTTCGGCGGGGACGGCGGGGGCGCGGGCGTGCTCGCCCCCACCACGACGGGCAACGTGCCGGGCGTGGACGGCAGCGACGACCTGTGGCTGGTGGTACCGGACCGCAACTACCTGGGCCGCGACTGCGCGCCGGGCGCGGCGATGACGGTGGTGAAGCCGGGCACCGGCGCCCTGGAGGTCAACTGCGTGGGCGTGCCCAGCGGCGCCGCGCCCGCCAACCGCATGCTGGTGGCCAGCAACATGAAGAGCGCCGCGCTGCTCACCCAGGCGGCGGTGGCGAGCACCCCGCCCACGGCCACGGTGACCTACCTGGAGACCGGCGTGCCGGGCTTCTCCAACGCGCCCCACAAGGGCGGCTTCCAGCGCGGAGACCTGGTGTTCCCCGTGCGGCTGCTCCATTTCTTCATCGGGACCAACGCCAACACCGGCCGCAAGGCGCTGATGCGCGCCGAGGGCAGGCCCGGCAACGACGCGGCGGGGCGCCCCTTCGTGGACATGGGCGACCCGGTGGTGGTGCAGGACTACGTGGAGGACTTCCAGGTGGCCTTCGGCCTGGACGCCTCGAACACGGGCGACCCCGCCCACTATGCCTTCCAGAACGGCCTCAGGCCGGAGTTCACGCCGGGCCTGCGCTCCGTGCGCGTCAGCGTGGTGGCCACCGGCCGCTCGCCCCGGCGCGACAACCGCAACGAGGCCGTCCTCTCCGAGGACCTGCCCCTCGCGGTGGAGAACCACGCCCCGGCCCCGGGGGCCGCGGACGGCTACTTCCGCAGCCTCTTCTCGCGCCGGGCGGAGTTGCCCAACCTGGCCTCGGCCAGCCTGTGA
- a CDS encoding type II secretion system protein J: MRTLPRSASRRGSGILEVLISMSILALAAVGAVMGMVAATRDVKDGQVLQGRRMLLEARVQRLWLASKADLAAQAVTRPALFPPDLALGTAPWTLDPSAPVAGDVGTGAYFRVRPTGQVEPALDVPAGTPCTAATPDSVLPRDVYCREILVTQGLPKDLSPAAQALVPAGALPFTFWTRAYRKNDSPERAIVHSEVFVL, translated from the coding sequence ATGAGAACCCTCCCTCGTTCCGCCTCGCGGCGGGGCAGCGGCATCCTGGAGGTGCTCATCTCCATGAGCATCCTGGCGCTGGCCGCCGTGGGCGCGGTGATGGGCATGGTGGCCGCCACGCGCGACGTGAAGGACGGCCAGGTGCTCCAGGGCCGGCGCATGTTGCTGGAGGCGCGCGTGCAGCGGCTGTGGCTCGCGTCCAAGGCGGACCTGGCCGCCCAGGCGGTCACCCGGCCCGCGCTCTTCCCGCCGGACCTGGCCCTGGGCACGGCGCCCTGGACGCTGGACCCGAGCGCCCCGGTGGCGGGTGACGTGGGCACCGGCGCCTACTTCCGCGTGCGCCCCACCGGGCAGGTGGAGCCGGCGCTGGACGTGCCTGCCGGCACGCCCTGCACGGCCGCCACCCCGGACTCGGTGCTGCCCCGCGACGTCTACTGCCGCGAGATACTGGTGACCCAGGGGCTGCCCAAGGACCTGTCTCCCGCGGCGCAGGCGCTGGTGCCCGCGGGCGCCCTGCCCTTCACCTTCTGGACGCGCGCGTACCGCAAGAACGACAGCCCGGAGCGCGCCATCGTGCACAGCGAGGTGTTCGTCCTATGA
- a CDS encoding HD domain-containing protein, whose amino-acid sequence MPTLEDAIALAVAAHQGQRDKAGQPYILHPLRVMLRLSSDAERTAAILHDVVEDTPYTLERLRELGYPEDVLSALDCLTKREGETYEAFIERLRPHPLARRVKLADLEDNMDVRRLKDVTPKDAERLSRYVAAWTRLRAE is encoded by the coding sequence ATGCCCACGCTCGAAGACGCCATCGCCCTGGCGGTGGCCGCGCACCAGGGTCAGCGCGACAAGGCAGGACAGCCCTACATCCTCCACCCCCTGCGGGTGATGCTGCGGCTGTCGTCGGACGCGGAGCGCACCGCGGCCATCCTCCATGACGTGGTGGAGGACACGCCGTACACGCTGGAGCGCCTGCGCGAGCTGGGCTACCCGGAGGACGTCCTGTCCGCGCTGGACTGCCTGACGAAGCGCGAGGGCGAGACCTACGAGGCCTTCATCGAACGGCTGCGCCCCCACCCCCTGGCCCGCCGCGTGAAGCTGGCGGACCTGGAGGACAACATGGACGTGCGCCGGCTGAAGGACGTCACCCCCAAGGACGCCGAGCGCCTGTCGCGCTACGTGGCCGCCTGGACGCGCCTGCGCGCGGAGTAG